The following coding sequences are from one Paenibacillus stellifer window:
- a CDS encoding ABC transporter ATP-binding protein, producing the protein MSILFKFLKPYRTAAILALVMMLIELAVELSQPYLISKIIDNGIRSHDLTVVWTWGGFLVLSAAVAFSAGILSSFFASHASQGFGFDMRDRLYEKVQSFTYAAFNRFAASTLITRLTGDVSQLQDAVFTGLRFMSRIPLVVLGSVVMGLVVQWRLGLVLTVTVPVMIVLLMLLMRRSSKMFRTVQNKLDSVNGVVQENLTGIRLIRVFVRMGYEVARFAEYSRDLMRSTISALRLTETAMPFVLLLMNGGILVLLWFGRIEISHGNATLGQTVAVINYTLRAVGGLSALSGIVAAFSRMRASALRVGEVLDAPGVEDTRRSGVTNLENGVNNASMANPPQRIKGAVSFEHVSFRYPDSGIAVLEDISFKAEPGEVVAIMGATGSGKTSLVSLIARLYEQTEGVVRVDGRDTRDLNLAGLRSAIGYVPQEVLLFSGTVQGNIAWGNEKAGLSEIEAAARAAQIHDTIMSLPDGYDALLGQRGVNLSGGQKQRLSIARALVRKPSILIMDDSTNALDAVTEAALLSELQKLSCTTFIITQKIASTAAADLILLLDEGRLLAAGTHEQLLAGSSLYRSICESQEGKENLHVQNRA; encoded by the coding sequence ATGTCCATTCTGTTTAAGTTCCTCAAACCTTACAGGACTGCCGCGATTCTGGCACTCGTGATGATGCTGATTGAACTGGCGGTCGAGCTGTCGCAGCCCTATCTCATTTCCAAAATTATCGACAACGGCATACGCAGTCATGATTTAACCGTGGTGTGGACATGGGGAGGATTTCTCGTGCTCAGCGCCGCCGTGGCGTTCTCGGCCGGGATTCTGAGTTCCTTCTTCGCTTCCCATGCGAGCCAGGGGTTCGGCTTCGATATGCGGGACCGGCTCTATGAGAAAGTGCAGTCGTTCACGTATGCCGCGTTCAACCGTTTTGCAGCATCTACACTGATTACCCGGCTGACAGGAGATGTCTCCCAGCTTCAGGATGCGGTATTTACCGGACTGCGGTTCATGTCCCGCATTCCGCTCGTGGTGCTCGGCAGCGTGGTCATGGGGCTGGTGGTGCAGTGGCGGCTCGGACTCGTGCTGACCGTGACTGTCCCGGTCATGATCGTTCTGCTGATGCTGCTGATGCGCCGGTCCTCCAAGATGTTCCGAACCGTCCAGAACAAGCTGGACAGTGTCAACGGAGTCGTTCAGGAGAATCTGACCGGCATCCGCCTGATCCGCGTCTTCGTGCGGATGGGCTATGAAGTTGCCCGCTTCGCCGAATACAGCCGGGATCTGATGCGCAGCACAATTTCGGCCCTCCGGCTCACCGAGACGGCGATGCCGTTCGTCCTGCTGCTGATGAATGGCGGCATTCTGGTGCTGCTGTGGTTCGGCCGCATTGAAATATCCCACGGGAACGCCACGCTGGGGCAGACGGTTGCCGTGATCAACTACACGCTGCGCGCCGTCGGCGGACTATCGGCGCTGTCCGGCATCGTGGCCGCCTTCTCCCGGATGCGCGCGTCCGCGCTGCGGGTGGGAGAAGTGCTGGACGCGCCTGGAGTTGAGGATACCCGCCGTAGCGGAGTCACAAATCTAGAGAATGGCGTGAATAATGCCAGTATGGCAAACCCGCCCCAGCGCATTAAGGGAGCTGTCTCCTTCGAGCATGTGTCATTCCGCTATCCGGATAGCGGCATCGCCGTTCTGGAGGACATTTCGTTCAAGGCCGAGCCCGGCGAGGTCGTGGCGATAATGGGAGCGACCGGTTCGGGCAAGACGTCGCTCGTCTCGCTGATCGCCCGGCTGTATGAACAGACGGAGGGCGTCGTCCGGGTAGACGGCCGGGACACGCGCGACCTGAATCTCGCCGGTCTGCGCAGCGCGATCGGGTACGTTCCCCAGGAGGTGCTGCTGTTCTCGGGCACCGTCCAGGGCAATATCGCCTGGGGCAACGAGAAGGCGGGGCTTTCCGAGATTGAAGCCGCCGCCCGGGCCGCGCAAATCCATGATACGATCATGAGCCTTCCGGATGGTTATGATGCCCTGCTCGGACAGCGGGGAGTCAACTTGTCCGGCGGGCAGAAGCAGCGACTCAGCATTGCCAGGGCGCTCGTGCGCAAACCGTCCATCCTGATTATGGACGACAGCACGAACGCGCTCGATGCCGTTACGGAAGCTGCGCTGCTGTCGGAGCTGCAGAAGCTGTCGTGCACCACATTCATCATCACCCAGAAGATCGCCTCGACGGCGGCAGCCGATCTCATTCTGCTGCTGGATGAAGGCAGGCTGCTGGCGGCAGGGACCCATGAGCAGCTGCTGGCCGGCTCCAGTCTGTACCGGAGCATCTGCGAGTCGCAGGAGGGAAAGGAGAACCTTCATGTTCAAAACCGTGCTTGA
- a CDS encoding thymidine kinase translates to MAQLFFKYGSMNSGKSIEILKVAHNYEEQGKSVLIFTSAIDNRDEVGYVSSRIGLRRQAIAIDESTDIFGIVSSNEPKPHCVLIDECQFLNKSSILQLVRIVDELDIPVMAFGLKNDFQNNLFEGSKYMLIYADKIEEMKTICWFCERKATMTLRVENGKPVYTGKQIQIGGNEAYYPVCRKCHKNPSL, encoded by the coding sequence GTGGCACAATTATTTTTCAAATACGGTTCCATGAACAGTGGTAAATCCATCGAAATTTTGAAGGTCGCCCACAATTATGAGGAACAGGGCAAGTCTGTACTGATCTTTACCTCCGCCATCGACAACCGGGACGAAGTGGGATACGTGTCTTCACGGATCGGTCTGCGCAGACAGGCCATCGCCATCGATGAGAGCACCGATATATTCGGCATCGTCAGCTCGAATGAGCCGAAGCCGCACTGCGTGCTGATCGACGAATGCCAGTTCCTGAACAAAAGCAGCATTTTACAGCTCGTCCGTATCGTCGATGAACTGGACATTCCGGTGATGGCCTTTGGCCTGAAGAATGATTTCCAGAACAATTTGTTCGAGGGCAGCAAGTATATGCTCATCTATGCGGATAAAATCGAGGAAATGAAGACGATCTGCTGGTTCTGCGAGCGGAAAGCCACCATGACGCTGCGGGTCGAGAACGGCAAGCCCGTATACACCGGCAAGCAGATTCAGATCGGAGGCAACGAGGCGTATTATCCGGTATGCCGCAAATGCCATAAGAATCCTTCCTTGTAG
- a CDS encoding DinB family protein, giving the protein MSWRPQTEEYDKFFENYIALVPKEGSLEELLREQGKTVAALFGELSEEQGSYRYAPGKWSLGQLLGHLIDAERIMSYRLFRISRGDSTSLPGFDENFFVDAGQYDSYSLKELIPLYEASRQSTLVLVGSIRDDAWTRKGNANGHAISAGAQLALMIGHERHHLSIIKERYLV; this is encoded by the coding sequence ATGAGTTGGCGTCCGCAAACTGAAGAGTACGACAAGTTTTTTGAGAATTACATCGCTCTTGTTCCGAAGGAAGGAAGCTTGGAAGAGCTGCTCCGCGAGCAGGGTAAAACGGTGGCCGCTTTATTCGGAGAACTGTCAGAGGAACAAGGGAGTTACCGTTACGCCCCTGGCAAATGGAGTCTTGGGCAGCTGCTCGGCCACCTGATCGACGCCGAACGGATCATGTCCTATCGGCTGTTCCGGATCTCACGAGGGGACAGCACATCGCTTCCCGGATTTGACGAGAATTTTTTTGTAGACGCTGGCCAATATGATTCGTATTCTCTGAAAGAGCTGATTCCTCTCTATGAAGCATCCCGGCAGTCCACGCTGGTTCTTGTCGGCAGCATTCGGGATGACGCCTGGACCCGGAAGGGGAACGCGAACGGGCATGCCATTTCGGCCGGGGCCCAGCTCGCCCTGATGATCGGCCATGAACGCCATCATTTGAGTATCATTAAGGAACGGTATCTCGTTTAG
- the sda gene encoding sporulation histidine kinase inhibitor Sda codes for MNYHFTPSPRPSSLETLTNEQLLNIYELAVQAKASAEFIEIIEDVLIKRKPELTE; via the coding sequence ATGAACTATCATTTTACTCCTTCTCCGCGTCCCTCCTCACTGGAGACATTAACCAATGAACAGCTGCTGAATATCTATGAGTTGGCGGTACAGGCGAAGGCATCCGCGGAGTTTATCGAGATAATTGAAGACGTGCTGATCAAGAGGAAGCCTGAGCTTACGGAGTAA
- a CDS encoding FMN-dependent NADH-azoreductase — translation MAKLLYITAHPHDHQVSYSMAAGKAFIDAYQSKNPGDEVIRIDLYKEHIPYIDADVFSGWGKLQSGTAFDQLSADEQTKVGRLAALSDQFVEADKYVFVTPFWNFSFPPVMKAYFDAISVAGKTFRYTAEGPVGLLTDKKAIHIQARGGYYSEGAAAQLEMGHRYIQIMMNFYGVPSLEGIFIEGHNAEPDKAQQIKENGIARAKEAAETF, via the coding sequence ATGGCTAAGCTGCTCTATATTACCGCCCACCCTCATGACCACCAGGTCTCCTACAGTATGGCGGCCGGAAAAGCGTTCATCGATGCCTATCAATCGAAGAACCCGGGCGACGAAGTCATCCGGATCGACCTCTACAAGGAGCATATCCCCTACATCGACGCAGATGTATTCAGCGGCTGGGGCAAGCTTCAGTCCGGCACCGCCTTCGATCAGCTATCCGCTGACGAACAGACCAAGGTTGGCCGTCTGGCCGCGCTCAGCGACCAGTTCGTAGAGGCCGATAAATATGTCTTCGTGACCCCTTTCTGGAACTTCTCCTTTCCCCCGGTCATGAAAGCTTACTTTGACGCGATCTCCGTCGCCGGCAAAACCTTCCGCTACACAGCTGAAGGACCGGTCGGCCTTCTGACGGACAAAAAGGCGATCCACATTCAAGCCCGCGGCGGTTATTATTCCGAAGGCGCGGCCGCTCAGCTTGAAATGGGGCACCGGTATATTCAAATCATGATGAACTTCTATGGCGTGCCGTCACTTGAAGGAATCTTCATTGAGGGGCATAACGCGGAGCCGGACAAAGCCCAGCAGATCAAGGAGAACGGGATCGCACGGGCCAAGGAAGCGGCTGAGACGTTTTGA
- a CDS encoding ammonium transporter — translation MNAGTEVALNTVWVVLAAAMVIFMEGGFSLLEAGLVRTKNAVNVTMKIFVDLTVGVLAFFLIGFGILFGKDSGGVISFNFWGASQKLKLALDLPLAAYVLFQIGFAIAAISIISGAVAERMSYKAYILIAAFVAAILYPISGHWIWNGDGWLAQLGMKDFAGSAAIHALGGWAAFAFAKVLGPRRGRFNSDGSVNVFAPSNIPLASAGTFILWFGWFGFNAGSTLNALDVNLASIALNTTLAAAAGGTSAMVYTMFRYGKADPSMTMNGALAGLVAITAGCAFVSAYSSILIGLIAGVLVIWGTLAIDKLKVDDPVGAVAVHGVNGVFGTLAVGLFDKNEGLLTAGSLHLLGVQALGVAVVVIWGLFMSFGFAKLIQKTVGLRVTAEEEEDGLDMAMHGIPAYNELERFSDQPGIDPHLLHKTGTGL, via the coding sequence ATGAATGCCGGAACTGAAGTTGCACTGAATACCGTCTGGGTTGTACTGGCAGCGGCCATGGTCATATTCATGGAAGGCGGCTTCAGTCTGCTCGAAGCCGGCTTGGTACGGACGAAGAATGCGGTTAACGTGACAATGAAAATTTTTGTGGATTTAACGGTGGGAGTACTGGCCTTTTTTCTCATCGGATTCGGGATTTTATTTGGAAAAGATTCGGGCGGTGTCATCAGCTTCAATTTCTGGGGCGCGTCACAGAAATTGAAGCTGGCTCTCGATCTCCCGCTCGCCGCCTACGTGCTGTTTCAAATCGGATTCGCCATTGCGGCGATCTCCATCATTTCCGGCGCGGTTGCGGAGCGGATGTCCTACAAGGCATATATTTTAATCGCTGCGTTCGTAGCCGCGATCCTGTACCCGATTTCGGGACATTGGATCTGGAACGGCGACGGATGGCTGGCGCAGCTTGGCATGAAGGATTTTGCAGGCTCCGCTGCGATCCATGCCCTGGGTGGCTGGGCGGCCTTCGCCTTCGCCAAGGTGCTAGGCCCCCGGCGGGGAAGATTCAACTCGGACGGCAGTGTGAACGTATTTGCGCCAAGCAACATACCGCTGGCTTCGGCGGGAACCTTTATTCTCTGGTTCGGCTGGTTTGGCTTCAATGCGGGAAGCACACTGAATGCGCTTGATGTCAATCTGGCTTCCATCGCGCTCAACACCACGCTGGCTGCAGCGGCTGGAGGAACGTCGGCAATGGTCTACACCATGTTCCGTTACGGGAAGGCTGACCCAAGCATGACGATGAACGGCGCTTTGGCCGGCCTTGTCGCCATCACCGCAGGATGCGCCTTCGTCAGCGCCTATTCCTCGATTCTTATCGGGCTCATCGCCGGGGTGCTGGTCATCTGGGGAACGCTGGCCATCGACAAGCTGAAGGTGGATGATCCGGTTGGAGCAGTAGCCGTACATGGAGTCAACGGAGTCTTCGGAACATTAGCGGTCGGCCTGTTTGACAAGAACGAAGGCCTTCTGACGGCAGGCAGTCTGCATCTGCTGGGCGTACAGGCACTCGGCGTCGCGGTTGTCGTCATATGGGGACTCTTCATGAGCTTCGGCTTCGCGAAGCTGATCCAGAAGACGGTTGGCCTGCGCGTGACAGCGGAGGAAGAAGAGGATGGTCTGGATATGGCCATGCACGGCATCCCGGCCTACAACGAGCTTGAGCGGTTCAGCGACCAGCCGGGCATTGATCCTCATCTTCTGCACAAGACTGGAACCGGACTTTAA
- a CDS encoding P-II family nitrogen regulator, with protein sequence MKKVEAIIRPEKLREVIEALRTINVTGFTVTQAQGRGQQKNTTGVYRGKSYTVNLHHKIKIEIVVSNHKVQETIQTLIRTAQTGEMGDGKIFVSTIEEMYNIRTGEPDETIDELM encoded by the coding sequence ATGAAAAAAGTCGAAGCGATCATCCGTCCCGAGAAGCTGAGAGAGGTGATAGAGGCTCTTCGCACGATAAATGTAACCGGTTTTACGGTCACACAGGCTCAGGGACGCGGCCAGCAGAAGAACACGACAGGCGTGTATCGGGGCAAGTCCTATACGGTAAATCTGCATCACAAGATCAAAATCGAGATTGTAGTATCCAACCACAAGGTTCAGGAGACGATCCAGACCCTGATCCGGACCGCACAGACCGGCGAGATGGGCGACGGCAAAATTTTCGTCAGTACCATTGAGGAAATGTACAATATCCGCACCGGAGAGCCCGACGAGACCATCGATGAATTAATGTGA
- a CDS encoding NADPH-dependent FMN reductase, which produces MSNLNIGIILGSTRQGRLSPQVGEWVKSIADKRGDANYEIVDIADYKLPLLGEEDATEQATAWNTKLASLDGFVFIVQEYNHSISGALKNALDYAREAWNNKAAGIVSYGSVGGARAAEHLRGILGELSIADVRVHPALSLFTDFENGSVFKPQDLHLTNVNGMLDQVVAWSGALKTLR; this is translated from the coding sequence ATGTCTAACTTAAATATCGGAATCATTCTGGGCAGCACACGGCAAGGACGCTTAAGTCCTCAGGTTGGAGAATGGGTGAAGAGCATCGCCGATAAGCGCGGGGACGCTAATTACGAGATCGTCGACATCGCCGATTACAAACTGCCGCTGCTCGGTGAAGAGGATGCTACAGAACAAGCAACAGCATGGAACACCAAGCTTGCCAGCCTCGACGGCTTCGTGTTCATCGTGCAGGAATACAACCACAGCATCTCCGGTGCACTGAAGAATGCCCTGGACTACGCCCGCGAAGCCTGGAACAATAAAGCCGCTGGCATCGTCAGCTATGGTTCCGTCGGCGGCGCACGTGCAGCCGAGCATCTTCGCGGCATTCTGGGAGAGCTGTCGATCGCCGATGTCCGTGTACATCCTGCGCTATCGCTGTTCACCGACTTTGAGAACGGCTCGGTCTTTAAGCCCCAGGATCTTCATCTGACCAATGTTAACGGCATGCTCGACCAGGTCGTAGCCTGGAGCGGCGCGCTTAAGACACTGCGCTGA
- a CDS encoding DUF4274 domain-containing protein has protein sequence MTERAESGDAEAQYRLAHWYYSGVYGVNKNDEEAFSWYSQSFYWFSQAADQGHSMAQYYLGVCYENGYGVSEDYERAVSLYREAADQDLPPAQCALGLCYEHGTGTEEDKPGAMELYMLAAEQGYAPAQCNLGYFYYLGIVVKEDNAEAVTWFAKAAEQGYPRGQLLLGECYENGFGVLQDKPKARELYRQAAEQGYAQAQCNLGFFYYHGITVEEDHEEAARWFTRASEQGYPRAQYLLGVCYENGYGVEQSLEQAAALYRSSAKRNYPDGQCALGVCYEYGNGLEQNYQKAAEYYRLAAEQGHSAAQCNLGFFYYHGVAVEGDYEQAVHWFAKAADQGFSRAQYLLGQCYVHGYGVERRPERAVELFQLATRQGDARGMTELGLCYEHGTGVEEDKAEAMELYRQAAEQGYPRAQSNLGLFYFYGIAVDEDNDKAFYWFSQAAGRRNAQAQYMLGECYKFGFGVKKDLKQAAELYRLASDQGHLGARNVLGGLYESGSGVEQDSAKAIELYRSGAEQGNADSQYNLGRMFYLDDKKGAAGAAASWLAKAAEQGHRIAQHKLGDCYLFGSGVQADRGRALELYALSAEQNYSPAQYVLGEAYLKGTLCKKDYSQAIVWLEKAAAQGEAKANHLLGICYENGYGVEPDLRRACELYGIPADNRYPDAMKELQRLAEAAYIPAQLKLGQIYYHGYTEDEEEQEENLQAEKWFIRAAELGDSDAQYRLGCCYYEATGIKNNLPLAAQWLASAAEQDHLEGLRLLAHCYEYADGVPRDKNKSNELYRRAFQICLARAEQGNLSAISLLAKSYWLGQGVKRDYALAVQWYEQAAGHGSIEAMCRLGEFHERGQGVAKDGAQAAEWYRKAANRGSAHALAELARLYEKGIGVEKDIQKAYELYCTAAERGSGQAEEALERRFGHTARFQEKDEESEDVREDEDGDSSNGSSLLFDNEEYKEYCRQLDRYNWDDGFEFPQSLLSDSGCDLALALKIFYLADGYGYLQRFIGEEPSGSPEWLVFMDALYARLVENQFPAAESRYPGRKHPYQIPLSKVQRFRLRKANVPDVFIEDV, from the coding sequence TTGACTGAACGGGCGGAGAGCGGAGATGCGGAAGCTCAGTACCGCCTGGCGCATTGGTATTACAGCGGTGTGTATGGCGTCAATAAGAACGATGAGGAAGCTTTTTCCTGGTATTCGCAATCCTTCTATTGGTTCTCCCAGGCGGCCGATCAGGGCCACAGCATGGCCCAATACTATTTGGGCGTGTGCTATGAGAACGGATATGGTGTGAGTGAGGACTATGAACGGGCCGTTTCCTTGTACCGGGAAGCAGCGGATCAAGACCTTCCGCCTGCGCAGTGTGCGCTGGGGCTGTGCTATGAACATGGAACAGGCACTGAGGAAGACAAGCCCGGAGCGATGGAGCTGTACATGCTGGCTGCCGAGCAGGGCTATGCCCCGGCACAGTGCAATTTGGGTTATTTTTATTATCTTGGCATTGTAGTGAAGGAGGATAATGCGGAGGCTGTTACATGGTTTGCCAAGGCGGCGGAGCAGGGCTATCCCCGGGGGCAGCTTCTGTTGGGCGAATGTTATGAGAACGGATTCGGTGTTCTGCAGGATAAGCCCAAGGCCAGGGAGCTGTACCGCCAGGCAGCGGAGCAGGGCTATGCGCAGGCACAGTGCAATCTGGGCTTTTTCTATTATCATGGCATCACTGTAGAGGAAGATCATGAGGAAGCTGCACGCTGGTTCACCAGAGCCTCCGAGCAGGGTTATCCCCGGGCGCAGTATTTGTTGGGTGTGTGCTATGAGAACGGCTATGGTGTGGAGCAGAGCCTGGAGCAAGCCGCCGCCCTTTACCGCAGCTCCGCCAAAAGGAATTATCCGGATGGCCAATGCGCGCTCGGCGTGTGCTATGAATACGGCAATGGGCTGGAGCAGAACTATCAAAAGGCGGCTGAGTATTACCGATTGGCGGCTGAGCAGGGTCATTCTGCAGCGCAGTGCAATTTGGGCTTCTTCTACTATCATGGTGTTGCGGTGGAAGGTGACTACGAACAGGCCGTACACTGGTTCGCCAAGGCAGCGGATCAAGGTTTTTCACGGGCACAGTATTTGTTGGGCCAATGCTATGTGCACGGCTATGGTGTGGAGCGAAGGCCGGAGCGTGCTGTGGAGCTGTTCCAGCTTGCCACAAGGCAGGGAGATGCCAGGGGAATGACTGAGCTGGGCTTGTGCTATGAGCACGGTACCGGCGTCGAGGAAGACAAGGCCGAGGCTATGGAGCTCTACCGTCAAGCGGCGGAGCAAGGCTATCCCCGTGCACAAAGCAATCTGGGCCTTTTTTACTTCTACGGCATCGCTGTTGATGAGGACAACGACAAAGCGTTCTACTGGTTCTCCCAAGCTGCCGGGCGCAGGAATGCTCAGGCGCAGTATATGCTCGGAGAATGCTATAAATTTGGCTTTGGTGTAAAAAAGGATCTGAAACAGGCTGCCGAATTGTATCGGCTGGCATCGGATCAGGGGCATCTGGGGGCGCGGAATGTGCTCGGCGGTCTCTATGAATCCGGAAGCGGCGTCGAGCAGGACAGCGCAAAGGCAATCGAGCTTTATCGCAGCGGTGCGGAACAGGGCAATGCCGACTCCCAATACAATCTGGGCAGAATGTTCTATCTGGACGATAAAAAAGGGGCGGCAGGGGCAGCAGCAAGCTGGCTGGCTAAGGCGGCGGAGCAGGGACACCGCATTGCACAGCATAAGCTTGGGGACTGCTATTTATTTGGCTCCGGCGTTCAAGCGGACAGAGGAAGGGCACTGGAGTTGTATGCGCTTTCCGCTGAGCAGAACTACTCCCCGGCACAGTATGTGCTGGGTGAAGCGTATCTGAAGGGAACATTGTGTAAAAAGGACTACAGTCAGGCGATCGTGTGGCTGGAGAAGGCCGCCGCGCAGGGCGAGGCTAAGGCCAATCACCTGCTCGGAATCTGCTATGAGAACGGTTATGGCGTAGAGCCGGATTTGCGGCGGGCTTGTGAGCTGTATGGTATTCCCGCTGATAACCGCTACCCGGATGCGATGAAGGAGCTGCAGCGCTTGGCTGAGGCTGCTTATATTCCGGCACAGCTCAAGCTGGGACAGATTTACTATCACGGCTATACCGAGGATGAGGAAGAACAGGAAGAGAACCTGCAGGCGGAAAAGTGGTTCATACGGGCGGCGGAGCTGGGCGATTCCGATGCGCAATATAGGCTTGGCTGCTGCTACTATGAGGCAACCGGGATTAAGAACAATCTGCCCTTGGCTGCACAGTGGCTGGCGTCTGCTGCCGAACAGGACCATCTGGAGGGGCTGCGCTTATTGGCGCATTGCTATGAATATGCGGACGGTGTGCCCAGAGACAAGAACAAGTCCAATGAGCTATACCGCCGTGCGTTCCAAATTTGCCTTGCGCGCGCTGAACAGGGCAATCTATCCGCGATATCGCTGCTGGCGAAGAGCTATTGGCTCGGTCAGGGCGTCAAGCGGGATTACGCTCTGGCGGTACAGTGGTATGAACAAGCCGCAGGGCATGGAAGCATTGAGGCCATGTGCCGGCTGGGCGAATTCCATGAGCGCGGTCAAGGTGTTGCCAAAGATGGCGCCCAGGCCGCAGAGTGGTACAGAAAAGCCGCAAATCGCGGCAGCGCTCACGCACTGGCCGAGCTGGCGCGCCTCTATGAGAAGGGCATCGGTGTGGAGAAGGATATACAAAAAGCCTATGAGCTGTATTGCACTGCCGCCGAGCGTGGCAGCGGTCAGGCAGAGGAGGCGCTTGAGCGGCGGTTTGGTCATACTGCGCGATTCCAGGAGAAGGACGAGGAGAGCGAAGATGTCAGGGAAGACGAAGACGGTGATAGCAGCAACGGGAGTTCGCTCTTGTTTGACAATGAGGAGTACAAGGAGTATTGCCGTCAGCTTGACCGTTACAATTGGGACGATGGCTTCGAGTTTCCGCAATCTCTTTTGTCCGACTCCGGCTGTGATTTAGCACTTGCCCTGAAAATCTTCTATCTGGCAGACGGCTACGGCTATCTGCAGCGTTTTATTGGTGAGGAGCCATCCGGTTCCCCGGAATGGCTTGTTTTTATGGATGCTCTGTATGCAAGGCTTGTGGAGAATCAATTTCCCGCTGCAGAGAGCCGGTATCCCGGCAGGAAGCATCCCTATCAGATTCCCTTGAGCAAGGTGCAGCGCTTCCGTCTGCGGAAGGCAAATGTACCGGATGTGTTTATTGAAGATGTGTAA
- a CDS encoding LysR family transcriptional regulator, translated as MDLLHLKYFQTVARTEHITEAAKMLHMAQPALSMIISKLEAELGVPLFDRVGRQIRLNEQGRIYLQRVNAALDSLEEGRRELSAWAGVEEKQVSLAVQSLSELSNVLSPFLKQYPDVQFKIMQASTEEEKLQLLERNEIDFFLTNEMMSTKDVVHVKLATDELMIAVPPGHRLAGSSRISLTEVAKDGFITLKPGYYYRKLTDEYCRIAGVDPNIVCEGDEPAAICGLIKSGLGIAFLPSRSSVENPALTYLHIDQLDCRITYYLAWKKERYLSRVAQIFREYVIQHFSAI; from the coding sequence ATGGACTTGCTGCATTTGAAGTATTTTCAAACCGTTGCTCGGACAGAGCACATTACTGAAGCTGCCAAAATGCTGCATATGGCCCAGCCTGCGCTTAGCATGATCATTTCGAAGCTGGAAGCAGAATTGGGCGTTCCCCTGTTTGACCGGGTTGGCAGACAAATTCGGCTGAATGAGCAGGGCAGAATCTACTTGCAGAGAGTTAATGCTGCTCTTGACAGTTTAGAGGAAGGAAGGCGAGAGCTTTCGGCATGGGCAGGTGTGGAGGAGAAGCAGGTCTCATTAGCTGTTCAATCCTTAAGCGAGCTGTCCAATGTGCTGTCGCCCTTCTTGAAGCAGTATCCCGATGTTCAGTTCAAAATTATGCAGGCTTCGACCGAAGAAGAAAAGCTGCAGCTGCTTGAGCGAAATGAGATTGATTTTTTTCTGACGAATGAAATGATGAGCACCAAAGATGTGGTTCATGTCAAGCTTGCAACGGACGAGCTGATGATTGCAGTGCCGCCTGGACATCGATTGGCCGGGTCAAGCCGTATTTCATTAACGGAAGTAGCCAAAGATGGATTCATTACGCTCAAGCCAGGATATTATTATCGAAAGCTAACGGACGAATATTGCAGGATAGCGGGCGTTGATCCGAACATTGTATGTGAAGGCGATGAGCCGGCAGCAATATGCGGTCTGATAAAATCCGGTTTGGGCATTGCGTTCCTGCCCTCGCGCTCATCTGTGGAGAATCCTGCCCTCACCTATCTTCATATCGACCAACTGGACTGCCGCATCACTTACTATCTTGCATGGAAAAAAGAACGCTACTTATCACGGGTTGCACAAATATTCCGTGAATATGTGATTCAACATTTTTCTGCCATCTAA